Sequence from the Corallococcus soli genome:
CCGTGGACGTCACTTCCCGCGCCCTCGCCAGCGGCGTGAGCAGGCCGTGCGCGCTGGGCACGAAGTCCGCGAGCCGCGAGGACACCACCGCCACGCTGGCCTCGTGCCACAGGGGGATGATGGGCAGGAGCCCGTCCAGCTCCTGCTGCGCCTGCGCGTACAGCGCCCGCCGCTCCTCACGCGAGGCCTGCGTCGCCGCGTCCAGCACGCGGTCCAGCGCCGGAGCCCTCAGCGCCCCCCGGTTGAACCCGCCCCAGTGGTTCTCCGGCCCGGGGATGTTCCCGGAATGGAACGCGCCCCGCAGCAGGTCCGGCTCCATCACCGCGGCCCACTTCAACGTGAACAGCTCGAAGCGGCCCTTGCGCACGTCCTCGAAGAAGGTGCCGAACTCCAGCGCCCGCACCTCGATGGCCACGCCGCCCCGCGCGAGCTGCTCCTTGAGCACCAGCGCCACCGCGCGCCGGAACCGGTCCGTGCTCGTCTTGAACGTGAACGTCAGCCGGGGCTTCCCCCCGGGCCCGTCCGGATCCGGATACCCCGCCGCGTCCAGCAGCCGCGCGGCCTCCTCCGGCGAGTACCCGCACGCGGGCGTGGCCGTGAACGCCCAGTGCGCGCGGGGCAGCATGCTGGAGGCGGGCTCCGCCAGCCCGTGCAGCTTGTGCTCCACCAGCGGGCGCACGTCGATGAGGTGGCACAGCGCCTGGCGCACGCGCTCGTCCGCGAGCGGCCCCTCGCGCAGGTTGAGGCCCACGTAGGTGAGGCCCGTGCCCGGCTTCGTCACCACGCGCAGGTGGGGCGCCTTGCGCAGCGCGGGCAGCACCGCCGGGGACACCGCGTTGATCACCAGGTCCGCCCGGCCCTTGAGCAGCTCCAGCACCCGCGTCGTCTCATCCCGCACCACCCGGAACGTCAGCCGCGACACGGCGGGCGTCCCCCCGTGCCAGCCCGCGAAGGGCGTGAGCGTCAGGTGCTCCTCGTCCGGCCAGGACTCGAAGCGGAACGGGCCCGCGCCCACCGGGTGCTCGGCCTGGGCCTCGATGCCGCCAGGGCCGGCCCGCTCCGCCGGGAGGATGGCCGCGGAGAGCTCCGCCAGCAGGGGCGCGTAGGGGCGCTTCAGGTGGAAGCGCACCGTGCGCGCGTCCACCACCTCCACCCGCTCCAGCGGCTCGTACCGCTCGCGCTTGGGGCTGCCCAGGGTCGGGTCGCGCAGGCGGTCATAGGTGGCCTTCACGTCCTCGGCGGTGAGCGCGGTGCCGTCGTGGAAGGTGAGGCCGGGCCGCAGGACGAACTCCACCACCGTGGGGGACACGTCGCGGAAGGACTCCGCCAGTTGGGGCACCGGAGCGCTGGCGTCGTCGAAGGTGAGCAGCCCCGGGCTGATGAGCTGCGCCAGCCGTTGTCCATGGGCCGTGAGGGCGAAGCGGTCATCCAGACTGTCCGGTGGCGCCTCCAGCAGCACCGTGATTCCAGCCGGGGGCGCTTTTTCGCGGCAGCCGGCGTAAAGCATCAGGGCCAGCAGGGCGATGGGCCACCGGGCGGCGCGGAAGGGCAGGGGAGGCATGGCTTCTGTCACGCAGCGGATGTCAGGGGAGGCGCCCATGCTGCGACAGCATCCTCTTGGTTTCCAGGAAGCAGGCAGGCGGGCATGCCTTCTTTTGGAGGAGCGAGCGCCCAGGCGTGCAGATCGCCGGGTCCCCACCCTTGCCGCCCCTTTCATCCCTTCTTCATAATGGAACGCGACTTCCCCGGAGCGTGCGTGCAGGTTTTTCGAGCCAGACCCTTCTGGGCAGCGACCGCCATTGCCTTGTGGCTGCCGTCCGCCACCCTCGCGGCGTCGCCGTCCACCCCCAAAAAGGCGGAGCGCGAGGCGCTGAAGAACGCCCTCGTCCAGGTGATGCAGCGCACCGCGCTCAAGAGCAGCCGCGTCGGCGTGCACATGCAGAGCCTGGACGACGGCTCCGTGGTGTTCAGCCACAACGCGGACGAGCTGCTCAACCCCGCCTCCAACGTGAAGCTCGTCACGTCCTCCGCCGCGCTCGTGGCCCTGGGGCCGGAGTTCCGCTACGAGACGGAGTTCCTCGTCGAGCCGGAGCTGCCCGCGGACGGCAAGGTCAAGACGCTCTACGTGCGTGGCAAGGGCGACCCCACCATCACCACCGAGCGCCTCTACGGCATCACCTCCGAGCTGCTCCACGCCGGCCTGCGCGAGGTGCAGGAGATCGTCGTGGACGACTCCTGGTTCGACCCCGAGCGCACCCCGCCCGGCTATGACCAGGAGGACTCCGACCGCGCGTACATGGCGCCCACCGGCGCGGTGAGCCTCAACTGGAACGCGGTGGCCGTCTACGTGCGCGCGGGGACTGGCGGCAAGGCCGTGGTGGACATGGAGCCGCCCAGCGACTTCTTCGTCGTGGACAGCTCCGTCACCAGCGGCCCCGGCCGCGCGCGGCGCGTGTCCGTGAAGTCCGCCGCGCTCGGGGACCGGCAGAAGATCGTCGTGAAGGGCCAGGTGCCCGACGAGCGCGGCGCCGTGAGCGTCTGGAAGAAGATCGACAGCCCGCCCCTGTACTTCGGCGGCACGCTCAAGCAACTGCTCATCTCGCGCGGCGTGAAGGTGAAGGGCAAGGTGAAGCAGGGCCTGACGCCCTCGCGCGCCCGCGTGGTGTACGTGGCCCAGTCGGACACGTTCGACATCGTCCTCAAGCGCCTCAACAAGCTGTCCAGCAACTTCGTCGCGGAGATGCTCCTCAAGACGATGGGCGCGGAGCTGCGCGGCGCGCCGGGCTCGTTCGCCAAGGGCGTCGACGTGGTGGAGGAGTTCCTGGAGCGCGACGTGGGCCTGCCGCGCGGCACCTACGTGATGAAGAACGGCAGCGGCCTCAACGACGCCAACCGCTTCTCCGCCGCGCAGATGAACCGGCTCCTGCGCCACATGTACGAGCGCTTCCCGCTGGCCCCGGAGTACCTGTCCTCGCTGGGCATCGCCGGCAAGGACGGCACGCTCAAGTACCGCTTCGACGGCACGGACGCCGTGGGCCGGCTGCGCGCCAAGACGGGCACCCTGGAAGGCGTGTCCGCGCTCAGCGGCTACGTGCAGTCCGCGGGCGGGGAGAAGTTCTCCTTCTCCATCATGGTCAACGACTACGCGGGCCGCGCGGGCCCCGTCGTCGCGGGCATGGACGCGCTGGGCGCGGCGGTGGCCGCCACCGGCTCCTCGCTGGGGCCGGGCACCGCGGTGGCCGCGCTCGGTGAAGGGCCCAAGGTCGTCGCGGGCGCCACGGCGGACGTCGCCAACCGCATCAAGACGTACCTGGAGCTGGGCAAGCAGCGCGACCAACGCAACATCGGCTTCCTGCGCACCGCGTGGCGCAGCGAGCGCGACCCCGCCGTGCGCGCGGTGCTGGCGGAGAGCCTCTACCAGTCCAACCCGCACGACTACCTGGGCACGCGCACGCTGCTGGACAGCTACTCCGCGGGCGACGACGTCTACGGCCGGCTGCGGCAGGTGGCGCACACGCTGGAGGTCGGCGTGCCCGGCGTCAGCTCCATGGTGGAGCTGGCCGCGGGCGGCAACACGGAGGCCCTGGCCCGGGTGATGGAGCTGTGCCGCGCCTCCGCCCTCTCCGGCGACGTGGAGGCCCAGGGGGAGATGGCCAGCGGCATGGGCGAGGTCGCCCGCACGGCGCCCCAGGAGCTGGTGGCCACCCTGCGCGCCTCCAGCCCGGCGGAGCGCGACGCCGCCACCACGCTGCTGGCCCGGGGCCTGGTGCGCAACGGCGACACGGAGCACCCGTTCTGGAAGTCGCTGCGCAAGCTGGGCGCGACGGGCACGGACCCCCAGGTCGCCAGCTTCGCCAAGGGCCTGGACACCACCCTCACCACCAAGTCTGCGGAAGCCCGCGCGATGAAGGCCCAGCCCGTGGAGGTCATCGCCCCGGCGTCCGCCACCCCCGGCGCGCCCACCACCGCGGAGTCCCGCCCCGGCGGGTAGCAGCACCTCCTCCTCCCGCCGCCCACCGCCTATCCAACCCTCCGGAATCCCGGGGCTTCCCGCCTGGGGGACGGGCGGGCGTGCGTCCGCGCGTTCCGTGGCCGGTTTCTGGCCGGGGGAATGTCAGTGGTGGATGCTATGGCCTGAAGGACCTGTCGGGGCGTGTGTCCTCGCGGGTTGTACCTGGCCCTTGGTGGGCCAGGTCTCGGTAGGGAGGAACCATGGCTGGAGGCGTGAACAAGGTCATTCTCATCGGCAATCTCGGCGCGGACCCCGAGGTGCGCTTCACCCCGGGCGGTCAGGCCGTGGCGAACTTCCGCATCGCCACGAGCGAGAGCTGGAACGACAAGAACGGCCAGAAGCAGGAGCGCACCGAGTGGCACCGCATCGTCGTCTGGGGAAAGCTCGCGGAGCTGTGCGGCGAGTACCTCAAGAAGGGACGGCAGTGCTTCGTCGAGGGCCGGCTGCAGACGCGGGAGTGGATGGATAAGGAGAACAAGAAGAACTACACCACCGAGGTCGTCGCCACCTCCGTGACCTTCCTCGGCGGACGTGACGCCGGCGAGGGCTACAGCGGCGGGGCCAGCTCCGGCGGCTCCGGTGGCGGGCGCCGCTCGCAGGGCAACGGCGCCCCCGCTCGCGGCGGGGACGACTACGGCCAGCCCCCCATGGGCATGGACGACGGCGGCATGGGCGGTGGCAGCCACGGCGGCGGCGCGGACGAAGACATCCCGTTCTGACGCCCTGGGCGACACCCCCTGAAAAGCGAACCGGCCGCTCCTGGAAGTCAGGGGCGGCCGGTCGTGTTTCCGGGGTCCGACGGCGGCGTCCTGCTCAGCCTCCGACGTCCAGGCCCGCGGGGCTGTAGGCCGCGCCAGCGGTGTAGAGGGCGTAGATGCTGCCCCAGGCCATGGCCAG
This genomic interval carries:
- a CDS encoding ABC transporter substrate-binding protein produces the protein MGASPDIRCVTEAMPPLPFRAARWPIALLALMLYAGCREKAPPAGITVLLEAPPDSLDDRFALTAHGQRLAQLISPGLLTFDDASAPVPQLAESFRDVSPTVVEFVLRPGLTFHDGTALTAEDVKATYDRLRDPTLGSPKRERYEPLERVEVVDARTVRFHLKRPYAPLLAELSAAILPAERAGPGGIEAQAEHPVGAGPFRFESWPDEEHLTLTPFAGWHGGTPAVSRLTFRVVRDETTRVLELLKGRADLVINAVSPAVLPALRKAPHLRVVTKPGTGLTYVGLNLREGPLADERVRQALCHLIDVRPLVEHKLHGLAEPASSMLPRAHWAFTATPACGYSPEEAARLLDAAGYPDPDGPGGKPRLTFTFKTSTDRFRRAVALVLKEQLARGGVAIEVRALEFGTFFEDVRKGRFELFTLKWAAVMEPDLLRGAFHSGNIPGPENHWGGFNRGALRAPALDRVLDAATQASREERRALYAQAQQELDGLLPIIPLWHEASVAVVSSRLADFVPSAHGLLTPLARAREVTSTADRGSTP
- the dacB gene encoding D-alanyl-D-alanine carboxypeptidase/D-alanyl-D-alanine endopeptidase, with the protein product MQVFRARPFWAATAIALWLPSATLAASPSTPKKAEREALKNALVQVMQRTALKSSRVGVHMQSLDDGSVVFSHNADELLNPASNVKLVTSSAALVALGPEFRYETEFLVEPELPADGKVKTLYVRGKGDPTITTERLYGITSELLHAGLREVQEIVVDDSWFDPERTPPGYDQEDSDRAYMAPTGAVSLNWNAVAVYVRAGTGGKAVVDMEPPSDFFVVDSSVTSGPGRARRVSVKSAALGDRQKIVVKGQVPDERGAVSVWKKIDSPPLYFGGTLKQLLISRGVKVKGKVKQGLTPSRARVVYVAQSDTFDIVLKRLNKLSSNFVAEMLLKTMGAELRGAPGSFAKGVDVVEEFLERDVGLPRGTYVMKNGSGLNDANRFSAAQMNRLLRHMYERFPLAPEYLSSLGIAGKDGTLKYRFDGTDAVGRLRAKTGTLEGVSALSGYVQSAGGEKFSFSIMVNDYAGRAGPVVAGMDALGAAVAATGSSLGPGTAVAALGEGPKVVAGATADVANRIKTYLELGKQRDQRNIGFLRTAWRSERDPAVRAVLAESLYQSNPHDYLGTRTLLDSYSAGDDVYGRLRQVAHTLEVGVPGVSSMVELAAGGNTEALARVMELCRASALSGDVEAQGEMASGMGEVARTAPQELVATLRASSPAERDAATTLLARGLVRNGDTEHPFWKSLRKLGATGTDPQVASFAKGLDTTLTTKSAEARAMKAQPVEVIAPASATPGAPTTAESRPGG
- a CDS encoding single-stranded DNA-binding protein, encoding MAGGVNKVILIGNLGADPEVRFTPGGQAVANFRIATSESWNDKNGQKQERTEWHRIVVWGKLAELCGEYLKKGRQCFVEGRLQTREWMDKENKKNYTTEVVATSVTFLGGRDAGEGYSGGASSGGSGGGRRSQGNGAPARGGDDYGQPPMGMDDGGMGGGSHGGGADEDIPF